Proteins encoded in a region of the Bombyx mori chromosome 23, ASM3026992v2 genome:
- the LOC101738065 gene encoding cell division cycle protein 20 homolog, protein MSQFNYLNEINSLATMDGPITRGPLQRWAKKGCNENINPSLSNSFKNHSNINISSCNQSLQKLSISANQSCNNSALSNNKTPTRNENKKGKKTPSKTKSPGHSTTPTPNKASKTPNKADRFIPSRSNSNYDLCHYMLSRDDDKSEETPQTAAGEAIGRALNDTEPGRLLQYTCKAPAAPEGYQNRLRVVYSQTKVPSSVKCNTRYIPQAPDRILDAPEILDDYYLNLVDWSASNILAVALGNSVYLWNAGTGQIEQLLTLEGAETVCSVGWVQGGGSHLAVGTSMATVELWDCEKIKRLRVMDGHSGRVGSLAWNMYIVSSGARDGHIVHHDVRQRDHAVANIHGHTQEICGLKWSPDGRYLASGGNDNLLNIWPIAQGQHYSQPQHILSFNQHLAAVKGLAWCPWSAGILASGGGTADRTIRLWNISTGSNLNTVDTKSQVCSIVWSTHYKELISGHGYAHNQLIIWKYPTMSRVAELSGHMARVLHLALSPDGTTVLSAGADETLRLWKCFMLDPSKKKEPTDAKAAKSLLNLNSLIR, encoded by the exons ATGTCCCAGTTTAACTATTTGAACGAAATAAACAGCTTAGCTACAATGGATGGCCCTATAACCCGAGGTCCATTGCAACGGTGGGCTAAAAAAGGctgtaatgaaaatataaatccGTCTCTCAGTAACTCTTTCAAGAATCATTCAAATATTAACATAAGTTCGTGTAATCAATCGCTGCAGAAACTGTCCATATCTGCTAATCAAAGTTGTAACAATAGTGCATTGTCCAATAATAAAACACCAACgagaaatgaaaataagaaaggaaaaaaGACTCCTTCGAAAACGAAGTCTCCAG GTCATTCAACAACACCAACCCCAAACAAAGCATCAAAGACACCTAATAAAGCTGATAGATTCATCCCATCAAGgagtaattcaaattatgacCTATGCCACTATATG tTGAGTCGTGATGATGACAAAAGTGAGGAAACCCCACAAACAGCTGCCGGAGAAGCAATAGGTAGAGCTCTGAATGATACTGAACCAGGTCGCCTCCTCCAGTATACTTGTAAAGCACCAGCAGCACCCGAAGGCTACCAGAACAGACTTAGAGTAGTATATTCACAG ACAAAAGTTCCGTCATCAGTAAAATGCAACACTAGATACATACCTCAGGCTCCTGACAGGATACTTGATGCTCCTGAAATTTTAGATGACTATT ATTTGAACCTTGTCGATTGGAGTGCATCAAACATTCTTGCAGTAGCATTAGGAAACTCTGTATATCTATGGAATGCTGGCACGGGACAAATAGAACAACTTCTAACCCTTGAAGGAGCAGAGACAGTCTGTTCTGTGGGATGGGTGCAAGGTGGTGGATCGCATCTGGCTGTTGGGACTTCAATGGCAACTGTAGAATTGTGGGACTGTGAAAAGATCAAACGTTTGAGG GTAATGGATGGTCACAGCGGTCGTGTCGGTTCTCTGGCTTGGAACATGTACATAGTGTCAAGTGGTGCCAGAGATGGACACATTGTTCACCACGACGTCAGGCAAAGAGATCATGCTGTCGCCAACATACATGGACATACACAAGAG ATCTGCGGACTGAAATGGTCACCTGACGGTAGATATCTTGCATCGGGCGGCAACGATAATCTGCTGAACATTTGGCCAATTGCACAAGGACAACATTATTCACAGCCACAACATATACTTTCATTCAA TCAACATCTAGCCGCAGTGAAAGGTCTCGCGTGGTGTCCGTGGAGCGCCGGCATCCTCGCGTCCGGCGGCGGTACGGCCGACAGAACTATACGGTTATGGAACATCAGTACTGGATCCAATCTTAATACTGTTGACACTAAATCTCAG GTTTGCTCTATAGTATGGAGCACTCACTACAAGGAGCTTATCTCGGGTCATGGGTATGCTCATAACCAACTAATCATATGGAAGTATCCAACAATGTCAAGAGTTGCAGAATTGTCAGGACATATGGCCAGAGTACTGCACCTTGCATTATCGCCTGATGGTACTACAGTACTATCTGCTGGCGCTGACGAAACCCTAAG ATTATGGAAGTGCTTTATGTTAgatccatcaaagaaaaaaGAACCTACTGACGCGAAGGCAGCTAAGTCGCTGCTGAATCTCAATTCTCTCATCAGATAG